The genome window TCCCTGTCAATATCAACATTAAAATGAATTCTTAAGCTCCATCAAAATCACTACTTACAAACATTCctaaagataaaaacaaaacactATACAATTAAGAAATAGGTCAATCACCTGGAATCAACCTCCAATGAGCGCCTACTCAACAAGGACAACAACATACTTCACAAGGAATTCCAATTCTACTGCCCATAGCTCTTTTCTGTACTACACGAAACTCAGAATTCTAAACCATTACATGCCACATATGCTAAATTAAAGCCCAACTTATCTTCCTTCGAATCCCAAACATCATTCCCTCGAACAAAgaaaatcacacaaaaaaacaCCAATAACTTCTTAACGCATCCtaaatttaaaaactaaaaagtgttTGTTTCAATATACTgcataattttaaaataaacattttttataaaaaaaaaatgaaacggaAAAAGCAATAAAGTGTGGATTATGAGTAATATCTGAAAGGCGGAGAAATAGTCAAGTTCAGTTGAAAGAAGCCGAGAGAATCCAGCATTCAAGGACAAGTGGAGagataatgaaaaagaaaacaacggAAACTGTGAAGTGCATGAACATCCCCAATAACGGTACCTCTTGAGGTCAAGATTCAGGTTGTGGAGGAGATTGAAGCTCCTCTCCATTTCCGGATCCAATCTTTCAATTTCAAAccccaaaaccaaaaaataaaatgaagaaacTGTCTGATTCAGGGAATCAAAAGGAAAGGATGCACCTGGTCCTTGATGTCTGCTAACTGAAGCTCGTGAGCTCTATAAGCTCCTCTTtggcttttttttattattattatattgacCTTTTTTCTATTGAcaatttttaagttttaacgcgaaggattttttgtttttaagatATACTTGGTTATCCTCATCTTTTTATTAGTATGGGTTATGGCACGCATCTTGTAATATCAACTTCAGACGTCTGGAACAATAATTACTGGTACCTACATAATAATGTGTGCGCAATTGTACCAGCGTGCGCATACAAACACTCAAAATCAAGCTCAGCGCTTTTTCCAAGCGAACTTCAATTCAACTTGATGCATACAATCCTGAAAATCAAAAATCTCGTACAAAACATTATCGACCCTTCCAAGATTGAAAAGGATTCATAAATCGGTGCTGCTCCATATATTGAAACTATGAACACAGCTATTGTAAGAAAGCTAGCACTCCAAACCAGAACTAATAAAAGTCCACAAAAAAATGATGAACTCACCTTGCTTTTTACTAATATATTAGGGCTCAGTAAAATTCAACTAAAGAAACTTTACAATCTCTATAACGCATTGAATGGGCCGTTCCTGGAACATGcacaagaaaataattaatcttTCTTTTCAGACTAGTACACATTTTATGCTCTAATACTGTCATGAATACCGATAATCCAAGTAGATGAATGTTATCTAAAACCACATGACCAAGAGGACCTCAGTAGTGTAGAAAGCATACGTGACAAAATTTACCAAAAAGAGAGGTAGCCTTAGTAGATTCCAAATAAAAAGAGCAAAGTAACATATcagctattttattttttgttgatcTTCACCTAAACTCAGTAGCATAACATTTAAGCATCCATGGGTTACCACAGTAACAAGAAGCACAATACAATTGCaaaatcttttctttttctattgtcAAACAATTGCTGCAGGAACAGCAACAACTTAATTGCCCGAATTGTACCAAACAACACATGTTGAACACCAACTTTTCACCACCCCTTTGCTCCAATTGCTTTTCCAACTAATCAGATGGCTTCATTAAACTAAGCAGGATCCCAGCACTAAGAGTTGTTGCTACAATACCAAGTGATGCTTCAGTCGATATATGGAACCCTGCAGCGAAGGTTGGAATATTCTCATCACCCTCTTAAATTGAGAAATGGAGGTTCACTCAATAAAGGCAATGACTATAAGAGATACTCACCAAAGAAATCCAAGATCATCTTACTTCCAATGAAGCCAAGAACAACAGCAATGGAGGgctaatgagagagagagactgaatTTATCAGTACCATACGCATCTATCTAAAAGATATTATATGAAAAGTTACAATTCAACTGTAAAATTTAAGTCTTGACATGATACAGCTGCACCATAGAAACGGATCTTGTTCGATTCAACTTCAGCTCAGGATATTTATGCAATAAGCAATGTAGGACATCAATCTCTATTATCAAAATAATCAACGCCAGAAAGTAACCAACATAGTGCAAATCCCCACTATAATATTTTCGTATACACTACTAAATATAGCTGGAATAATCACATTAATAGGTCAATGGACAATTATCTTGGTTCTCAGATGTATACTGACAATTATATCTTAAACAGTAGTCACATTTTGAGTGAGCTAGGTTCATGGTTTCATTTATAGTTAGTGTGGTGCTGGCTCAAATTTGAAAAATGATAAATCTGGCAGCGCACTTAAGTCTGTACCAAGCATCACTTTCTTTTTCCCAAAATGGAGAAAGTTACTCCACTGTAACCCAGGTGCTGCAAGTCCAACTagggaaacagcctctccaaaCTGCGAGCATCGGACCCTGTACTTTTGCCCTTCCCAAACCCACCACTACGAGAGCCCGCACACTGCGTGTAATTCCATTCaatggaggggaaaaaaaaaacctaattctTGTGGCAAAACTTAAGAGAAGTAAAGTATATCTTaattaaagaaagaataaaattcACCTGCAAATATTTCAACTCTGCCATGCTCTCAGAAATGAGTGTGTAAAGTGACCTTAGACCTGCAATAAACAGAAGTACAAGAGTCAAGCCTCCATGATATACTCTATGTTCACACCAAACCTCAaagccatcatcatcatccaagccttCACATGTAATGCATTCATGATCCAATCAAAAATGCAGAGGGGACTGAAAGAGGATAACATGCAACTTCTATAAATGAATTCAGTACCTTATCCCAATCAACAACCAACTTAAGAAATAAATTTAGTGCTAGAGTGAATACAAAAAAGTTCATATTAAGCTCAAACAAAGATTACCTAAAATGGCAAAGAGATTAGAAGAGAAAACTATGAAAGGATCCCGAGTAACACCAAAAACAGCGGGTATTGAATCAacctaaataaaataaagaatatgTCACCATCAGAATGCTTGgttaatatatatgtgttgagTGCTAATCACAGAGAACATAGAGGACCTACAGCAAATGCAATATCACTGAGCTCAATAACTGCTACTGTGAGAAGTAAAGGTGTGGCCTGCCCAAAATGTTTCAAGCCTGTTAGAGACGAAGTAAGATTAATTTGACACAGTAAATGGGCTTCAAAATCcataaaatttcatatgaagcagaaaaaataaaagagtaaAGCCCGTATCTTTTTTGCTGACACGATAACATTTAAAGTATAAACATGCAAACTGAAATGCTAACATGCTCTTGACCATTACTTACTTTCCACAAGCCATCCTGCTTTGTTACAAATCGATTGCCATCGTAAGTAGCTGAAGAATTAGATTAAATAAATTAGATAGTTCACATATCAGCAAGTGCAATATAATTAAGCTAAGACATTAGCTTAGATTAAAAATCTAGAACTTTCATTTCACGTACTATCATGCATATTAATCCCAAGTAAATACTAGAGCATAGCTAGTACCGTGACAGTATTCACCTTTTGAAGGCCTACGAGTCAACAGAATATGCCTTATACTGGTTTTTAAGCTATACTAATATTAGAACAAGCAATTCAAAACACAAACATTCCATAAAAATGGACATATAATTTAGATCTCTTTTTGCACAAAGCTCAGCCCCAAACTCGAGTTGGTGTCAGATATAAACAGCACTACACCTTGATATAGTCGAAAGAATATTAACAAATCGTGATTGAGTAATTACCTTCAGATGCATAAAAGATCAGAATGATAGATTGGGAATGTATGCAAAAGCAGAATATTACATGTGACTGGAATAAATCTCTGGCATGTCCTCACAATGAAGTTGTTTGATAGGTCAGTTTCATCTTCTTCACCACCAAATAGCTACagccaaaaaataaatatgtatgCCAATATCAAACtataaagaaaatcaaatataaatttaGTAAAAAGTAATAATTAAAGATTTCCACATGTGCTACTACACTATTTTGGGGGACAGCTAGTCATGAACATGCAACACTATTTTGGGGGACAGCTAGTCATGAACATGCATCTAAGCTATCCTGTAAGTGCCAAGGAAATGATACTTCATAACAAATTTGAAAACCTAAAATAGCATCTTTCTGAATCAATTACAGAGAAATTCAGGAGCCAAAGCCTCTCTTAAGAAAATAATATGGAATACTATACTAGCATTTCAAAAATGTAgaagtttcaaattgtagactaTTTTTGTAAGTGGGGAGATCAAGGATTTTTTGTCTGTTCTGCGCAGGGAGCAAAGGGTCCATTACAAGAATCCATCTAAGAATGGTTCTAATCCATTTCACCATTTGTTCTGACCTAAAACTACTCCAGCAAACCTATAGAATTCATGTCCCTTTTCATCACCCCATGTCCTCTTTGGCCACCTTGTTCTCTTTTTAGTATCTCCACTTGCATTTTATCAACTTCCAGTGTCGCTGCACCAACATCTATATGTTGTAAATGCCTAAATCAGTTTAAACTATTTTCttacattcaatttttttatcgGTGAAACACCTACCCTAAATTGAATATGTTATCTTCTGATACCATACATCCAAAGCAACATTGTCATTTATATTACATttcatttaagcatgtttttaACTGCCCAACATTATGTGCAGTGCATCACTGTGGAGCATACAGCAAACATATACAATTTACTCTTTAGCTTATGAGGAACCTTCAGCCATACAGAACTTCATAAGCACTCTTGCACATCATCTAACCAGCTTTAATCATATTGATTACATCCTCCTCGaatttaaaaagttaaaattgAAAGATTAGGCatagatcattaaatcaaatttagtgTGCCCCCCACAACAacagaaaaaagggaaaaaaactcCAAAAAGGAAAATCGTTACACATCCATACAACACCACCATAAGCAATGCCATTTTCCAGCTTGGTTCCCACAACGCACATGGTCTCTAGACCCACCATCAGTTGATTAATGCTCAAGTATGGACTTGATACTTGGCAATTCGAGTAAAAGCTGGTCTCCAAATGTTATTTTTGTAGACATAGTGTGTCGAGTATAATCATACTACAAAcccagtcaaaaaaaaaatcacagaaaattttaattaaaaacagGCATTGCACCAATAAGACGTGTCACCTTGAAAGATGAATATAGGAGAATAGCAGCCAATGCCAGGTTAACCGCCTCAAAACTCtaagaaggaaaaggaaatgtCAACATTTTCATAAAAAGCATAAAGAAGctaaaataacaaacaaagataagcaaacagattttttttctcGATTTGTTAGTTACCTGAAGGGTAGCCGTTCCAAGTAGTATCAATGACAACCGAAAGATGATTGCACCAGCAATCCCATACAAAAGTACCCGATTCTACGCAACAAACTATCGTATTACATTTCATTGAGATTAATTGATTTTTCCAGAGTCAATCCAGTAGCACAGAAATGAGACAAATTGACATCATCATAATGCTAACATATACTTGGAAGATAAAATGCTTTGTGCACACCTGGTACATGAGTGGAACTTTGAAATACTTGAAAACTAGAACGAAGACAAATAGATTATCCACTGACAGGCTTTGCTCCAGTATATACCTAAAATTATCCACAAAAGCCATCATGGAGATCTAATCTgaagttaaaaaagaaagaagatagaaaccatatataatttttctattGTAAGGATCCATGAACTAGTAAAATTATGCGGGAGAAGGCTTCATGCATCTTGCCTGTCCCCGGGCCCACCCACTACGGGAGCTTTGTGTAGggaagttgtttacctttattgTCAACATCCATGAACTCGTAAAATTATTCATGCCCATGAGTTATGAGGCTGCATAATGCAATAACATAAATGGCtattttcaaaagcacaaaatgtgcAATTATATTAACCATTGTTTGGCCCATACAATGTCATATTCTGATTTCTCTTTATTCATGGATTTCAGTAATCCTACAAACAAGACTCTTAAAACAAGGAGAaagttttgtttcttttattaaCTATGattgttaaaaaaatcaaagtaacaaTTTAACAATAGAAAAGTTTTCATACCCAGCAAAAAACTCAGATGCCTTATCTACTCCATCTTTCAATCCCACACCAATGCCGAAAGCCACAGCAGTGCACACCTACAAGAGCCAATGACTACATTGGTTTTAAACTTCTTTATACaaataataatagaaaaaatagattaaaatacaaaaaacatTACAAGCAGAGAGGTACTCACGCAAAAAGCAACAGCTTTAATAGATGAAGTACTAGTTTTATATCCCTGAGGTTTTTCCTGTGCTTTATCAGCGGAATGTGAAGCATGAAATGTGCTGCCTCTGACACTAGCTTCATGTGTCTGAGAACCGGTTGTGCTGACTTCCTCATTCTCATAATGTTCCTGAGAACCCATCTCCTCACCTTCTGCACTTCCATTGGACCACTTAATTATTTAGAGAAGGAGGAGGGAAAGAATGCAATGGATAATCTGTATCACCATTtccaaatttttcatgtttaataaATCAGTGACTCAGTGTTAGAGGAAGGGGAGAGTGGGAACGAAGAGAGTAATGTGCATTGCCTACAAGTTACGACGTTGTAGATCGAAAAGGTATTCCTTCGAAATTAATCAGCAAGAGGATACTAGAAGCTTATCCAAACTACTAACGACTCCCAATGCATTATTAGTTTTACTTTCTTTAGGAGGTAAAATCGTCATCAACAACAATCGAGCATGGTTGATTTGCTAAATTAGCTCAGCACTGCAATTAGTTGTCAATACCTGATCTGGAGAAGGCAATTGGTGAACACATGCGACTAGGAGCGCCACTACTTGCTGCAACCAGAGCCAGTAACGCGCAACATCGCTCAGGTCGACGATAAAGTGAATAGATATATCAAACAAGACTAAAGAGCGTACATATACAGGGAAAGAGGAATAGATGACCTGCGTGGAAGGTTGGGATTTGAGCGGGGGAGAATTGAACCCCAATACACTTTCGAGGCCTGATAGATGATGGCAAGAGTGACGATGAGATGCGTGAAGCCCTGACTAAAACTGCATCAGATTGAATAAACCCTAAAGTCATGGCCATCGACTTCGGAAACTGAACTCAAGAGATGAGAGAAAGAGGGACGGAGGAGATGCGAAACAAAATTATAGATTTCTTATCCTGTGTGACACCGTTTCTTCGTTCATTCGTCATGGATAATGATGTTCATATTTAAATTTAAGGTGCTGTTAAAtcaacttataagttataaataACTCCTGCTCTTCCCAGTCGTGCTGAAAGTCCGTGTGCATTGGTCACGCCTAGGAAAGATGCCTATATTCATTGTCCATGTGcacctttttttaaaagaaaaaattaaacttATAAATAGAGAGgatggatttaaaaaaaaaaaaaaacacatttggaCAAGATTCTATAAATTGCagctattttgtgttttgatgccATTTAAACTTAATTTCTCTCATCGTCTTGCTCCACACTCGCAAACCCAAAGCATGAATTGTGCCTGTTCTATTTTTGTCCATATATTGAGTCATTGTAGGTGTTGCAGGAACTCCAATTGTTGAGAAGTCAAGATGGGCCACCAGCAACATACAAGACAAGTAAGTAGAAGACAATCAAAAAAACCTTGGCATCGGGTAGGTGTCGGCCAAAGAGACCTCGACGGTCAAATCAATAATAGCGAAAGTCAAAAAAAGTTGCAATGGATGCAAGTGAGGGTGGCTACGACCATGGAGGGAGGCCCGTGGAGAAAGTGTTTAAAGAGAGGGAATGTAGAAGAGTGCTCTAGGTTGAAGAGGGTGTAGTCTCTGAGTAGTTTCGGGTTGACCTCTCTTCTCGTAAGAGAATGAGGAGTTTATATAGATAATGAAGATGTCACGCCATATAGGGTTAGATCTCTATGATGATATGTGGTGATATGATTTGAAAGACATGTGCGAGTTCCAAGGTTGCATGGAGCAACAAACCTTGCAAGTTTGATGCCGAAGAAAGACTTATGATTTGTTGATCCCTGGGGTCGACTTTGGTAATTATGGCTAAAACAAATGATGAGGCCGAGATGAAGAGAAATATTGGACGACAAGTTTCTGAATAAAGGATGATATGGACATGGTGTCCATTCATGCACGTGATATGAACAGTAAAAGTATGGTGTATAGCTGTCATAACTATGACGATGCGTGAGCCTATTTGTGGATAGTCCGAGAAGATCATAGTGGACATGAATATAAAGTGTGGGCCTTAGGCCTTGTTAGTTAAAGAGTTGAATGGGTTTCGAGTCATACTTGAGGAAAATGGATCTCATTCTTTAATATCTCTCGTATTTCAAATCAGGGTTTTCATTTCTGTTTATTTGTAGCAAGCCCAATAAGAACATGTTTTGTGTGTTTCTTTTGTATCAATGATTACTCATCCGAAAGTGTACAGATTATTTCGATCACCACTGAAGTTGAAATTATATGAGTTTTTCTCTGAAGTTGAAGGCTTTTTatcttaaaattaaaaatagtttTTAAAAATCCAATGAAAGTTTTCTTTATAACTTTACGACCCCTCTTATGATTTTATCAGTGCATGACATGTGTCATCCAGGTCAACaagtataaaataataaaaaatttatgtcaGAACTTAACTTCACATCGCGTCAGCATCGTTCTCACATCATTATGTATGA of Tripterygium wilfordii isolate XIE 37 chromosome 13, ASM1340144v1, whole genome shotgun sequence contains these proteins:
- the LOC120012885 gene encoding thylakoid membrane protein TERC, chloroplastic isoform X1 encodes the protein MAMTLGFIQSDAVLVRASRISSSLLPSSIRPRKCIGVQFSPAQIPTFHAASSGAPSRMCSPIAFSRSEGEEMGSQEHYENEEVSTTGSQTHEASVRGSTFHASHSADKAQEKPQGYKTSTSSIKAVAFCVCTAVAFGIGVGLKDGVDKASEFFAGYILEQSLSVDNLFVFVLVFKYFKVPLMYQNRVLLYGIAGAIIFRLSLILLGTATLQSFEAVNLALAAILLYSSFKLFGGEEDETDLSNNFIVRTCQRFIPVTSTYDGNRFVTKQDGLWKATPLLLTVAVIELSDIAFAVDSIPAVFGVTRDPFIVFSSNLFAILGLRSLYTLISESMAELKYLQPSIAVVLGFIGSKMILDFFGFHISTEASLGIVATTLSAGILLSLMKPSD
- the LOC120012885 gene encoding thylakoid membrane protein TERC, chloroplastic isoform X2, with protein sequence MAMTLGFIQSDAVLVRASRISSSLLPSSIRPRKCIGVQFSPAQIPTFHAASSGAPSRMCSPIAFSRSEGEEMGSQEHYENEEVSTTGSQTHEASVRGSTFHASHSADKAQEKPQGYKTSTSSIKAVAFCVCTAVAFGIGVGLKDGVDKASEFFAGYILEQSLSVDNLFVFVLVFKYFKVPLMYQNRVLLYGIAGAIIFRLSLILLGTATLQSFEAVNLALAAILLYSSFKLFGGEEDETDLSNNFIVRTCQRFIPVTSTYDGNRFVTKQDGLWKATPLLLTVAVIELSDIAFAVDSIPAVFGVTRDPFIVFSSNLFAILGLRSLYTLISESMAELKYLQCAGSRSGGFGKGKSTGSDARSLERLFP